The following proteins are co-located in the Noviherbaspirillum sp. UKPF54 genome:
- a CDS encoding VTT domain-containing protein produces the protein MDFMQLLDMVLHVDKYLGTVIEQYGTMVYVVLFAIVFCETGLVVLPFLPGDTLLFIGGAFCATGAMNPWLLCVLLIVAAVSGNTVNYWIGSAIGHKVFTHDYKWLDKAALHRTHAFYENHGGKTIVLARFVPIVRTFAPFVAGVSEMTFAKFQVFNIAGAALWVVGLVAAGYFFGNIPVIRDHLNTIVLIGVGAAVIPLALGGLWKMGRKILK, from the coding sequence ATGGATTTTATGCAATTGCTCGACATGGTCCTGCATGTCGACAAATATCTCGGCACCGTCATCGAACAGTACGGCACCATGGTGTACGTGGTGCTGTTCGCGATCGTGTTTTGCGAAACCGGGCTGGTGGTGTTGCCTTTTCTGCCGGGCGACACGCTCTTGTTCATCGGCGGCGCGTTTTGCGCCACCGGCGCGATGAATCCCTGGCTGTTGTGCGTGCTGCTGATCGTGGCTGCCGTCTCTGGCAATACTGTCAATTACTGGATCGGTAGTGCCATCGGGCACAAGGTGTTTACCCACGACTACAAGTGGCTGGACAAGGCGGCATTGCACAGGACACATGCTTTTTATGAGAACCACGGCGGCAAGACCATCGTGCTGGCGCGCTTCGTGCCGATCGTGCGCACCTTCGCGCCGTTCGTCGCCGGCGTGTCGGAGATGACCTTCGCCAAGTTCCAGGTGTTTAATATCGCCGGCGCGGCGCTGTGGGTGGTGGGGCTGGTGGCGGCCGGTTACTTTTTTGGCAACATCCCCGTGATCCGCGACCATTTGAATACCATCGTGCTGATCGGCGTGGGCGCGGCCGTGATCCCGCTGGCGCTGGGCGGCTTGTGGAAGATGGGACGGAAGATCCTGAAATAG
- a CDS encoding chemotaxis protein CheW, which produces MIQTPSSNASATGGQADIAAQEFLAFTLGKEEYGVHILKVQEIRGYETVTRIANAPEFIKGVVNLRGIIVPIVDMRIKFNLGTPTYDQFTVVIILNIGGRVVGMVVDSVSDVITLSPEQIKPAPEMGTALNTDHLIGLGTVDQRMLILVDIDKLMSSAEMGLIDSIRA; this is translated from the coding sequence ATGATCCAAACTCCCTCCAGCAACGCTTCCGCGACGGGCGGCCAGGCCGATATCGCCGCACAAGAATTCCTCGCCTTCACCCTGGGCAAGGAGGAGTACGGCGTGCACATCCTGAAGGTGCAGGAAATCCGCGGCTACGAAACCGTCACGCGCATCGCCAATGCGCCCGAATTCATCAAGGGCGTGGTCAACCTGCGCGGCATCATCGTGCCGATCGTCGACATGCGCATCAAGTTCAACCTCGGCACGCCGACCTACGACCAGTTCACGGTGGTGATCATCCTGAACATCGGCGGGCGGGTAGTCGGCATGGTGGTCGACAGCGTCTCGGACGTGATCACGCTGTCGCCGGAACAGATCAAGCCGGCGCCGGAAATGGGCACCGCGCTCAACACCGATCACCTGATCGGTCTGGGCACCGTCGACCAGCGCATGCTGATCCTGGTCGACATCGACAAGCTCATGTCGAGCGCCGAGATGGGACTGATCGACAGCATCCGCGCGTAA
- a CDS encoding N-acetylmuramoyl-L-alanine amidase translates to MPRSTQIRAKSVTAVTRRTVLKAGGTLLLSVFAPLPSHAAQILAVRVWPADDYTRVTLENDANLKANHFLVKDPDRLVVDIEGLELNPTLKELVAKIQSNDPYIKQVRVGQNRPNVVRLVFDLKEQVDPQVFTLAPVGEYKHRLIFDLYPVNAPDPIAALIRKGEWQDNPEQPAPLAAAVPEVRPAPEPIAPAQKPAAQELQLAKSESKDDKPLAITRMITIALDPGHGGEDPGAIGRSGSREKDVVLAIAKRLKKKIEEHPNMRVMLTRDADYFVPLHVRVNKARKVQADLFVSIHADAFVETTARGSSVFVLSEKGASSTAARWLANKENAADLIGGVNIKTHDRQLASVLLDLSTTAQINDSLKLGKAVLAELGGINRLHKGAVEQAGFAVLKAPDIPSILVETAFISNPEEEAKLTDDAYQDQMAHAVLKGIRKYFAKNPPLAKSKMT, encoded by the coding sequence ATGCCTCGATCGACTCAAATTCGCGCCAAATCTGTAACAGCCGTCACCCGGCGTACCGTACTGAAGGCGGGAGGCACGCTGCTTCTCTCCGTTTTCGCCCCGCTGCCGTCCCACGCCGCGCAAATCCTCGCGGTGCGCGTGTGGCCGGCCGACGACTATACCCGCGTCACGCTCGAAAACGACGCCAACCTCAAGGCCAATCATTTCCTCGTCAAGGACCCGGACCGGCTTGTGGTCGACATCGAAGGCCTGGAGCTGAACCCGACCCTGAAGGAACTGGTCGCCAAGATCCAGTCCAACGACCCGTACATCAAGCAGGTGCGCGTCGGCCAAAACCGCCCGAACGTGGTGCGGCTGGTGTTCGACCTGAAGGAACAGGTCGATCCGCAGGTGTTTACGCTGGCACCGGTGGGCGAATACAAGCACCGCCTGATCTTCGACCTGTACCCGGTCAACGCGCCGGACCCGATCGCCGCGCTCATTCGCAAGGGGGAATGGCAGGACAATCCGGAACAGCCCGCGCCTCTTGCGGCGGCAGTTCCGGAAGTCCGGCCGGCTCCGGAGCCGATCGCGCCGGCGCAGAAACCCGCGGCGCAGGAACTGCAGCTCGCCAAGAGCGAATCGAAGGATGACAAGCCGCTGGCAATCACGCGCATGATCACCATCGCGCTCGACCCCGGCCACGGCGGCGAAGACCCCGGCGCCATCGGCCGCTCCGGCAGCCGCGAGAAGGACGTGGTGCTGGCGATTGCCAAGCGGCTCAAGAAAAAGATCGAGGAACACCCCAACATGCGCGTCATGCTCACGCGCGACGCCGACTACTTCGTGCCGCTGCATGTGCGCGTCAACAAGGCGCGCAAGGTGCAGGCCGACCTGTTCGTATCGATCCACGCCGACGCCTTCGTCGAAACCACCGCGCGCGGCTCGTCGGTGTTCGTGCTGTCGGAAAAGGGCGCCTCGTCCACCGCCGCGCGCTGGCTGGCCAACAAGGAAAACGCAGCCGACCTGATCGGCGGCGTCAATATCAAGACGCACGACCGGCAGCTCGCCAGCGTGCTGCTCGACCTGTCGACCACGGCCCAGATCAACGACAGCCTCAAGCTCGGCAAGGCGGTATTGGCCGAACTGGGCGGCATCAACCGCCTGCACAAGGGCGCGGTGGAGCAAGCCGGCTTTGCGGTACTGAAGGCGCCCGACATTCCCAGCATCCTGGTCGAGACCGCATTCATCTCCAATCCGGAAGAGGAAGCGAAACTGACCGACGATGCCTACCAGGACCAGATGGCGCATGCGGTGCTCAAAGGCATCCGCAAGTACTTCGCGAAGAATCCGCCGCTGGCGAAGAGCAAGATGACGTAA
- the tsaE gene encoding tRNA (adenosine(37)-N6)-threonylcarbamoyltransferase complex ATPase subunit type 1 TsaE translates to MQHFKTYLHEEAGTAELGARLARTLAPGLTIYLHGDLGAGKTTLTRALLHAAGHTGHVRSPTYTLAEPYSVTIAGRAVEVIHFDLYRLASPEEFLDAGFREHFNEHTVCIVEWPEKAHPVLPPPDIKVLLSISGEGREIELQGLSDQGCQCLDRLKFAPNL, encoded by the coding sequence ATGCAGCACTTCAAGACCTACCTCCACGAAGAAGCCGGCACCGCCGAACTGGGCGCCCGGCTGGCGCGCACACTGGCGCCGGGCCTGACCATCTACCTGCATGGCGACCTGGGAGCGGGCAAGACCACGCTCACGCGCGCGCTGCTGCACGCCGCCGGCCACACCGGCCATGTCAGGAGCCCGACCTATACGCTGGCCGAGCCCTACTCGGTCACCATCGCCGGCCGCGCAGTCGAGGTGATCCACTTCGACCTGTACCGGCTGGCCAGCCCGGAAGAATTCCTCGACGCCGGCTTTCGCGAGCACTTCAACGAGCACACCGTCTGCATCGTCGAATGGCCGGAAAAGGCGCACCCCGTGTTGCCCCCGCCCGACATAAAAGTGCTTTTAAGCATCTCCGGCGAAGGACGTGAGATAGAATTACAAGGATTGTCAGACCAGGGTTGTCAATGCCTCGATCGACTCAAATTCGCGCCAAATCTGTAA
- the queG gene encoding tRNA epoxyqueuosine(34) reductase QueG yields MTISDDNLATLALAIKAWGRELGFAQIGVADVDLARAEPGLQAWLDAGCHGDMHYMATHGMKRARPADLVPGTVRVITARMNYLPRDMGDGWCEREQRKADDAQAAVISVYARGRDYHKVLRARLQQLAQRIEREAGVFGYRVFTDSAPVMEVELAEKSGIGWRGKHTLLLNRDAGSMYFLGEILTDLPLPVDEPTTRHCGQCRACIDICPTQAILGPYQLDARRCISYLTIELRGPIPVELRPLIGNRVYGCDECQLVCPWNKFAQRASLPDFDVRNGLDGATLVELFAWEEDDFNRRLEGSPIRRIGYECWLRNLAVGLGNALRQEPDAQHIIAALKARSGHPSELVREHVAWALEQAGK; encoded by the coding sequence ATGACCATTTCCGATGACAATTTAGCCACGCTTGCGCTCGCCATCAAAGCATGGGGACGCGAGCTCGGCTTTGCGCAGATCGGTGTTGCCGATGTCGATCTCGCGCGGGCGGAGCCCGGCTTGCAGGCCTGGCTGGACGCCGGTTGTCACGGCGACATGCATTATATGGCAACGCACGGCATGAAGCGCGCGCGGCCGGCGGATCTGGTGCCGGGCACGGTGCGCGTGATCACCGCGCGCATGAATTATCTGCCGCGCGACATGGGCGACGGCTGGTGCGAGCGCGAGCAGCGCAAGGCAGACGATGCGCAGGCCGCGGTGATTTCCGTCTATGCGCGCGGACGCGACTACCACAAGGTGCTGCGCGCCCGGCTGCAGCAGCTGGCGCAGCGCATCGAGCGCGAAGCCGGCGTCTTCGGCTATCGCGTCTTCACCGATTCGGCGCCCGTGATGGAAGTCGAGCTGGCCGAGAAATCAGGGATCGGCTGGCGCGGCAAGCATACTCTGCTGCTCAACCGTGATGCCGGCTCGATGTACTTTCTGGGCGAGATCCTGACCGACCTGCCGCTGCCGGTCGACGAGCCGACCACGCGCCACTGCGGCCAGTGCCGCGCCTGCATCGACATCTGCCCGACGCAGGCCATCCTCGGACCGTACCAGCTGGATGCGCGGCGCTGCATCTCTTATCTCACCATCGAGCTAAGAGGTCCGATTCCCGTCGAGCTGCGGCCGCTGATCGGTAACCGCGTGTACGGCTGCGACGAGTGCCAGCTGGTGTGCCCCTGGAACAAGTTCGCGCAGCGCGCGAGCCTGCCCGACTTCGACGTGCGCAACGGGCTCGACGGCGCGACGCTGGTCGAGCTGTTCGCATGGGAGGAAGACGACTTCAATCGCCGCCTGGAAGGCAGCCCGATCCGGCGCATCGGCTATGAATGCTGGCTGCGCAACCTGGCCGTCGGGCTGGGCAACGCGCTGCGGCAGGAGCCCGATGCCCAACACATCATCGCCGCGCTCAAGGCGCGCTCCGGACACCCGTCGGAGCTGGTGCGCGAGCACGTCGCCTGGGCGCTGGAGCAGGCCGGTAAGTAG
- a CDS encoding AEC family transporter, with product MSIAAALFPDFALILLGFALMRCTDWGAPFWSGLEKMIYYVLFPALLFHSTARTRLDFGSTGTMLQVALAAAAAGIALGWLAKPLYRVKPMVFESGVQTAFRFNSYIGLAIASRLGGEQGTSLMALIIGFAVPLANMAAVHALVHKNGGLLAELAKNPLLIATACGLGFNLLGLHLPEVAGATLSRMGNAAIAVGLITVGAGLRLSGLHEAKGMAAHFLAVKLLAMPALGLALGRWAGLPDLQLQIVVAFCALPTASSAYVLAARMGGNAPFVAFLISCGTLLSILTLPFWLGLAM from the coding sequence ATGTCGATCGCCGCCGCCCTGTTCCCCGATTTCGCGCTGATCCTGCTCGGCTTCGCGCTGATGCGCTGCACCGACTGGGGCGCGCCATTCTGGAGCGGGCTGGAAAAGATGATCTATTACGTGCTGTTCCCTGCCTTGCTGTTCCATTCGACCGCGCGCACCCGGCTCGACTTCGGCAGCACCGGCACGATGCTGCAGGTGGCGCTGGCCGCTGCGGCGGCGGGCATCGCGCTCGGCTGGCTGGCCAAGCCGCTGTATCGCGTCAAGCCAATGGTGTTCGAATCCGGCGTGCAGACGGCGTTTCGCTTCAATTCCTATATCGGCCTGGCGATCGCGTCGCGCCTGGGCGGCGAACAGGGCACCTCGCTCATGGCGCTGATCATCGGCTTCGCGGTCCCGCTGGCGAACATGGCGGCGGTGCATGCGCTGGTGCACAAGAACGGAGGACTGCTGGCGGAACTGGCGAAAAACCCGCTGCTCATCGCTACCGCCTGCGGCCTGGGGTTCAACCTGCTCGGACTGCATCTGCCGGAAGTGGCCGGCGCCACGCTTTCACGGATGGGGAATGCCGCCATCGCGGTGGGCCTGATCACCGTCGGCGCCGGTCTGCGCCTGTCGGGGCTGCATGAAGCCAAGGGGATGGCGGCTCACTTCCTGGCGGTCAAGCTGCTGGCCATGCCGGCGCTCGGCCTGGCTCTGGGGCGCTGGGCCGGACTGCCGGACTTGCAGCTGCAGATCGTGGTCGCGTTCTGTGCGCTGCCGACCGCTTCCAGCGCCTATGTGCTGGCCGCGCGCATGGGCGGCAACGCACCGTTCGTCGCCTTCCTGATTTCATGCGGCACCCTGCTTTCCATCCTGACGCTGCCGTTCTGGCTGGGGCTGGCGATGTAG
- a CDS encoding response regulator transcription factor, with translation MLHIVDDEEVIRDSLTWLAQSRSIDAQAYDSGAAFLSALDTQTEFDPEGECVLLDVRMPDISGSVLFDTLTARGLTQRLPVIFLTGHGDVPMAVDTLKRGAFDFFEKPFNDNKLMDRVQEALEASREAGAAAQVHARLASLSIREREVLDLILAGKMNKVIADELGISMRTVEVHRAHIFDKMGVKTAVELARLLK, from the coding sequence ATGCTGCACATTGTCGACGACGAAGAAGTCATTCGCGATTCGCTCACCTGGCTGGCGCAATCGCGCTCGATCGACGCCCAAGCCTACGACAGCGGTGCCGCATTCCTGTCCGCGCTGGATACGCAAACCGAATTCGATCCCGAGGGAGAATGCGTGCTGCTCGACGTGCGCATGCCCGACATCAGCGGGTCGGTGCTGTTCGACACGCTCACCGCGCGCGGCCTGACGCAGCGTCTGCCGGTCATCTTCCTGACCGGCCACGGAGATGTGCCGATGGCAGTCGACACCTTGAAGCGCGGCGCCTTCGACTTTTTCGAAAAACCATTCAACGACAACAAGCTGATGGATCGCGTGCAGGAAGCGCTGGAAGCCTCGCGCGAAGCCGGCGCCGCCGCACAGGTGCATGCGCGCCTGGCGTCGCTGTCGATCCGCGAACGCGAGGTGCTCGACCTGATCCTGGCAGGCAAGATGAACAAGGTCATCGCCGACGAGCTCGGCATTTCCATGCGCACGGTCGAAGTGCACCGCGCGCATATCTTCGACAAGATGGGCGTGAAGACGGCGGTCGAGCTGGCGCGCCTGTTGAAGTAA
- a CDS encoding TRAP transporter substrate-binding protein — protein sequence MKLKTLVFALAAAAIVSGNAFAQAPIVIKFSHVVANDTPKGKAAERFKELAEKATKGRVKVEVYPNSTLYKDKEELEALQLGAVQMLAPSLAKFGPLGVKEFEVFDLPYIFPGKDVLYRVTEGPIGKSLFQKLEPKGITGLAYWDNGFKVMSANKPLHTPADFRGLKMRIQSSKVLDAQFRTLGANPQVMAFSEVYQALQTGVVDGTENPPSNLYTQKMHEVQKHVTVSNHGYLGYAVIVNKKFWDGLPADIRTALEGAMKDATKYANAIAQQENDKALDAVRKSGKTEVYVLNDKEKAEWRKALLPVQNSMAGRIGPDLIQAVNKEAQALGYK from the coding sequence ATGAAACTGAAAACCCTGGTATTCGCCTTGGCCGCCGCCGCCATCGTCAGCGGAAACGCGTTTGCGCAAGCGCCGATCGTCATCAAGTTCAGCCACGTGGTGGCCAACGACACGCCCAAGGGCAAGGCTGCCGAGCGCTTCAAGGAGCTTGCCGAAAAGGCAACCAAGGGCCGGGTGAAGGTCGAGGTCTATCCGAACAGCACGCTGTACAAGGACAAGGAAGAGCTCGAGGCGCTGCAGCTGGGCGCAGTCCAGATGCTGGCGCCGTCGCTGGCCAAGTTCGGCCCGCTCGGCGTGAAGGAATTCGAGGTGTTCGACCTGCCGTACATTTTCCCGGGCAAGGACGTGTTGTACCGCGTCACCGAAGGCCCGATCGGCAAGAGCCTGTTCCAGAAGCTGGAGCCTAAGGGCATCACCGGCCTGGCCTACTGGGACAACGGCTTCAAGGTCATGTCCGCCAACAAGCCGCTGCACACGCCGGCCGACTTCCGCGGCCTGAAGATGCGCATCCAGTCGTCCAAGGTGCTCGACGCCCAGTTCCGCACCCTCGGCGCCAACCCGCAGGTGATGGCGTTCTCCGAGGTGTACCAGGCGCTGCAGACCGGCGTGGTGGACGGCACCGAGAACCCGCCGTCCAACCTGTACACCCAGAAGATGCATGAAGTGCAAAAGCACGTGACGGTCTCCAACCACGGCTACCTGGGCTATGCGGTGATCGTCAACAAGAAGTTCTGGGACGGCTTGCCGGCGGACATCCGCACCGCGCTGGAAGGCGCGATGAAGGATGCGACCAAGTACGCCAACGCGATCGCGCAGCAGGAAAACGACAAGGCGCTGGATGCCGTGCGCAAGTCCGGCAAGACCGAGGTCTACGTGCTGAACGACAAGGAAAAGGCAGAGTGGCGCAAGGCGCTGCTGCCGGTGCAGAATTCGATGGCCGGCCGCATCGGTCCTGACCTGATCCAGGCGGTCAACAAGGAAGCCCAGGCGCTGGGCTACAAATAA
- a CDS encoding TRAP transporter small permease: MKFLDHLEEWLIAFLMGAATIITFVAVLHRYVSGFAIPGLQDWLISLNTSWAQELTIYMFVWMAKFGAAYGVRTGIHVGVDVLINKLNTPWRNKFIVFGLLAGALFTGVIGTLGFNFVRELSQTSSTSEVLELPMWMVYSAIPLGSYLMCFRFLQVTWSFIKTGELPKHDPSHVEGLENEDLLGGRT; encoded by the coding sequence ATGAAGTTCCTCGATCATCTGGAGGAGTGGCTGATTGCCTTCCTGATGGGCGCGGCGACAATCATCACGTTTGTCGCGGTGCTGCATCGCTATGTATCCGGTTTTGCGATCCCGGGCCTGCAGGACTGGCTCATCTCGCTCAACACCAGCTGGGCGCAAGAGCTGACTATCTACATGTTCGTGTGGATGGCCAAGTTCGGCGCGGCGTATGGCGTTCGTACCGGCATCCACGTCGGCGTCGACGTGCTGATCAACAAGCTCAATACACCGTGGCGCAACAAGTTCATCGTGTTCGGCCTCCTGGCAGGCGCGCTGTTTACGGGCGTCATCGGCACGCTCGGCTTTAATTTCGTGCGCGAGCTGAGCCAGACTTCCAGCACTTCCGAAGTGCTGGAACTGCCGATGTGGATGGTGTATTCCGCCATTCCGCTCGGTTCCTACCTGATGTGCTTCCGCTTCCTGCAAGTGACGTGGAGCTTCATCAAGACCGGCGAACTGCCGAAGCATGACCCGTCGCATGTCGAGGGACTTGAGAACGAAGACCTGCTGGGAGGAAGAACATGA
- a CDS encoding TRAP transporter large permease — MNAAIIFVLLLVLMLTGMPISISLGLTVLTFLFTMTQVPIESVALKLFTGIEKFEIMAIPFFILAGNFLTHGGVARRMINFATSMVGHWHGGLALAGVVACALFAAVSGSSPATVVAIGSIIMPAMVRQGYPKGFGAGVITTSGALGILIPPSIVMVMYSVSTNTSVGKLFMAGVIPGILLATFLGLTTWVLAKKKDYPRMKKATWGERLVAFRKSAWGLLLIVIVMGGIYTGIFTPTEAAAMSAVYAFIIAVFVYKDMGLKQVPKVLLDSASMSAMLLYIITNAVLFSFLMTSENIPQAMAGWIMDKGFGQVSFLLVVNVLLLLAGNVMEPSSIVLIMAPILFPVATALGIDPVHFGIIMVVNMEVGMCHPPVGLNLYVASGITKMGITELTVAVMPWLLTMVGFLLLITYVPQISLWLPSLMY, encoded by the coding sequence ATGAACGCCGCCATTATTTTTGTCCTCCTGCTGGTGCTGATGCTCACCGGCATGCCGATCTCGATTTCGCTCGGCCTGACGGTGTTGACCTTCCTGTTCACGATGACGCAGGTGCCGATCGAATCGGTCGCCCTGAAGCTGTTTACCGGCATCGAGAAGTTCGAGATCATGGCGATCCCGTTCTTCATCCTGGCAGGTAACTTCCTGACGCACGGCGGTGTCGCGCGGCGCATGATCAATTTCGCCACCTCCATGGTCGGCCACTGGCATGGCGGCCTGGCGCTGGCGGGCGTGGTGGCGTGCGCCCTGTTCGCGGCGGTGTCCGGTTCCTCGCCGGCGACCGTGGTGGCGATCGGCTCGATCATCATGCCGGCGATGGTGCGCCAGGGTTATCCGAAGGGCTTCGGCGCGGGCGTCATCACGACTTCCGGCGCGCTGGGCATCCTGATCCCGCCGTCGATCGTGATGGTGATGTACTCGGTGTCGACCAACACCTCGGTGGGCAAGCTGTTCATGGCCGGCGTGATTCCAGGCATCTTGCTTGCAACCTTCCTCGGCCTGACCACCTGGGTACTGGCGAAGAAGAAGGACTATCCGCGCATGAAGAAGGCGACCTGGGGCGAACGCCTCGTCGCGTTCCGCAAGAGCGCCTGGGGCCTGCTGCTGATCGTGATCGTGATGGGCGGTATCTATACCGGCATCTTCACGCCGACCGAAGCCGCCGCCATGTCCGCCGTCTACGCCTTCATCATCGCCGTGTTCGTCTACAAGGACATGGGCTTGAAGCAGGTGCCGAAGGTCTTGCTGGATTCCGCCTCGATGTCGGCGATGCTGCTGTACATCATCACGAACGCAGTGCTGTTCTCGTTCCTGATGACCAGCGAAAACATCCCGCAAGCGATGGCCGGTTGGATCATGGACAAGGGCTTCGGGCAGGTTTCCTTCCTGCTGGTGGTGAACGTGCTGCTGCTGTTGGCCGGTAACGTGATGGAGCCGTCGTCGATCGTGCTGATCATGGCGCCGATCCTGTTCCCGGTGGCGACCGCGCTCGGCATCGATCCGGTGCACTTCGGCATCATCATGGTGGTGAACATGGAAGTCGGCATGTGCCATCCGCCAGTCGGCCTGAACCTGTACGTGGCCTCTGGCATCACCAAGATGGGCATTACCGAGCTCACTGTCGCGGTCATGCCGTGGCTGCTGACGATGGTCGGTTTCCTGCTGCTCATTACGTATGTGCCGCAAATCTCGCTGTGGCTGCCAAGCCTGATGTACTGA
- a CDS encoding methylated-DNA--[protein]-cysteine S-methyltransferase encodes MTSVQRMAAMFSAIVEAPFGGFGIRTEAGAVRELVYLPKSFGDKEPVDAFSEQAARQVERYLADPDFRFTLPLAEAGTAFQRRVWDAICAIPRGEVLTYGQVARQIRSAPRAVGQACGANWFPIIIPCHRVTASAGLGGFSNHDDADGFHLGVKRWLLAHEGVEGYR; translated from the coding sequence ATGACGTCCGTGCAGCGGATGGCGGCCATGTTTTCCGCCATCGTCGAAGCGCCGTTCGGCGGCTTCGGCATCCGCACCGAAGCCGGTGCGGTGCGCGAACTGGTGTATCTGCCGAAAAGCTTCGGCGACAAGGAACCGGTCGACGCCTTTTCCGAACAGGCGGCGCGCCAGGTCGAGCGCTACCTTGCCGATCCGGATTTCCGCTTCACCCTGCCACTGGCCGAAGCCGGCACCGCTTTCCAGCGCCGGGTATGGGATGCCATTTGCGCCATTCCGCGCGGAGAAGTGCTTACCTACGGACAGGTGGCCAGACAGATCCGCTCCGCTCCCCGCGCGGTGGGCCAGGCATGCGGCGCGAACTGGTTCCCGATCATCATTCCCTGCCATCGCGTCACCGCTTCCGCAGGTCTGGGCGGCTTTTCGAATCACGACGATGCGGACGGTTTTCACCTCGGCGTGAAGCGCTGGCTGCTGGCGCACGAAGGCGTCGAAGGCTATCGATGA
- the xerD gene encoding site-specific tyrosine recombinase XerD has product MTEGVVAAPAAGRDAIDEFCDTLWLEDGLAKNTLDAYRRDLSLFADWLMVERGKPLYAAATDDLNAYFAARHAGTKATSANRRLAALKRFYQLALRQNKISTDPCLKLKSAKQPPRFPKTLSEMQVDALLAAPDVNTPLGLRDRTMLELMYASGLRVSELVLLKTIELGMNEGVLRITGKGGKTRLVPFGEEARSWIERYLQQGRSAILGGQVDDALFVTGRGGAMTRQMFWTLIKKYALRAQINAPLSPHTLRHAFATHLLNHGADLRVVQLLLGHADISTTQIYTHVARERLKKLHAQHHPRG; this is encoded by the coding sequence ATGACGGAGGGCGTCGTAGCTGCGCCCGCGGCCGGTCGGGACGCGATCGATGAATTCTGCGACACGCTGTGGCTGGAGGACGGTCTTGCCAAAAACACGCTCGACGCCTACCGGCGCGACCTGAGCCTGTTTGCGGACTGGCTTATGGTCGAGCGCGGCAAGCCGCTGTACGCAGCGGCGACGGACGACCTGAACGCCTATTTCGCGGCGCGCCATGCCGGCACCAAGGCGACCTCCGCCAACCGGCGCCTTGCCGCGTTAAAACGCTTCTACCAGCTCGCGCTACGGCAGAACAAGATCAGCACCGATCCCTGCCTGAAACTGAAATCGGCCAAGCAGCCGCCGCGCTTTCCCAAGACCCTCTCCGAGATGCAGGTGGACGCGCTCTTGGCCGCGCCCGACGTCAACACGCCGCTGGGCTTGCGCGACCGGACCATGCTGGAACTGATGTATGCCAGCGGCTTGCGGGTGTCGGAACTGGTGTTGCTCAAGACGATAGAGCTGGGCATGAACGAAGGCGTGCTGCGCATTACCGGCAAGGGCGGCAAGACGCGGCTGGTGCCGTTCGGCGAAGAAGCGCGGTCCTGGATCGAGCGCTACCTGCAGCAGGGGCGTTCGGCCATCCTGGGCGGCCAGGTTGACGATGCCTTGTTCGTCACCGGCCGCGGCGGCGCGATGACGCGCCAGATGTTCTGGACACTGATCAAGAAGTACGCGTTGCGCGCCCAGATCAATGCGCCACTGTCGCCCCACACCTTGCGCCACGCCTTCGCGACGCATTTGCTCAATCATGGCGCCGACTTGCGTGTTGTGCAATTGCTGCTGGGGCATGCCGATATTTCAACGACACAAATCTATACGCATGTGGCGCGCGAGCGCCTGAAAAAGCTTCATGCGCAGCACCATCCGCGCGGCTGA
- a CDS encoding phasin family protein gives MFPIPEQFSNVAKANLEAQLSLLTNLTSKAFESVEKVVDLNLNVAKASLEDSSIAAKQLLGVKDPQEFFSLTAAQAQPAAAKAIAYGRHLAGIATNAQAEFTRAAEEQFVETGRKVTELVEDVSKNAPAGTENVVAIVKSAITNANAGYEQFSKTTKQAVEVMEANMNSAVNQFSQAAEKTANRARK, from the coding sequence ATGTTCCCGATTCCCGAACAATTTTCCAACGTCGCCAAGGCTAATCTGGAAGCCCAGCTCTCGCTGCTGACCAATTTGACCAGCAAGGCATTCGAAAGCGTCGAGAAAGTGGTCGACCTGAATCTCAACGTGGCAAAGGCTTCGCTGGAAGATTCCTCGATCGCCGCCAAGCAGTTGCTGGGTGTAAAGGACCCGCAGGAATTCTTTTCGCTGACCGCAGCCCAAGCGCAACCGGCTGCCGCCAAGGCGATTGCTTATGGCCGTCACTTGGCCGGGATCGCCACCAATGCGCAGGCAGAATTTACCCGCGCCGCCGAAGAGCAGTTCGTCGAAACCGGCCGCAAGGTGACCGAACTGGTGGAAGACGTGTCGAAGAATGCGCCGGCGGGCACTGAAAACGTGGTCGCGATCGTAAAATCGGCCATTACCAACGCGAATGCCGGCTACGAGCAATTCAGCAAGACTACCAAGCAGGCGGTCGAGGTCATGGAAGCGAACATGAATTCGGCGGTCAACCAGTTCTCGCAAGCGGCCGAGAAAACCGCCAATCGCGCGCGCAAATAA